A DNA window from Salvelinus namaycush isolate Seneca chromosome 30, SaNama_1.0, whole genome shotgun sequence contains the following coding sequences:
- the LOC120025278 gene encoding prolyl 3-hydroxylase OGFOD1-like produces the protein MNCKRQRDDGEKGKKRKKREERVKLSPLLEDEDVKKGVKEAWSQRAQYSHGGLELDCHPFPHCIIRNFIQSDSFTENLQRELLDLNFHEKSNDLYKFNQSEDLKKRKEPHITGLRAALFGLFRSWLGEVLGVELEPTVDVSCAKYQYTDVLLCHDDELEGRRVAFILYLVPPWESSDGGTLDLFSTDDHFQPHSVVKSLVPSWNTLVLFEVSPVSFHQVAEVLSEDKCRLSLSGWFHGPSLERPPRHIEPPFPRSPHLPRDETLLLEWLNPLYLDVDYQSQVQQEFEDSSEIQLKNFLKEEKFKEVSEALRSTDVQWTKQGPPNRRCYEVASLVSFPQCVSACWELLCSEAFFLLLSNFTGLRLHYLSPSDEDEEEEKDQEDEEEREATGSSGDTPSANKNNKEPSTPLCVGELRRWAHGSYTLLHDGDASKAEYALDLLLPLSCPDWQTEFGGFTSYVANEEDEELLMVYPEENSLALVYRDKETLKFVKHINHRSSTLPIGDSCRRALYDFSFVYYE, from the exons GGGGCCTGGAACTGGACTGCCACCCTTTCCCTCACTGCATCATCAGGAACTTCATCCAGAGTGACAGCTTTACAGAGAACCTACAGAGGGAGCTTCTAGACCTCAACTTCCATGAGAAGTCCAACGACCTGTACAAATTTAATCAG tcagaggacctgaaaaagAGAAAAGAGCCTCACATCACAGGCTTGAG GGCAGCACTATTTGGGCTGTTTCGATCCTGGCTAGGGGAAGTGTTGGGGGTAGAACTGGAGCCCACAGTGGATGTTTCCTGTGCCAAGTACCAATACACTG ATGTTCTGTTGTGTCATGATGATGAGTTGGAGGGGAGGCGTGTTGCCTTTATCCTCTACCTTGTCCCTCCATGGGAGAGCAGCGATGGAGGAACCCTGGATCTCTTCAGCACAGATG aTCACTTCCAGCCCCATAGTGTGGTGAAGTCTCTGGTGCCCAGCTGGAACACTCTGGTTCTCTTTGAGGTTTCACCCGTTTCCTTCCACCAG gtTGCAGAGGTGTTGTCAGAGGATAAGTGTCGACTCTCTCTGAGTGGCTGGTTTCACGGGCCGTCTTTGGAGCGACCCCCTCGTCACATCGAGCCCCCCTTCCCAAGGAGCCCCCACCTTCCcagagat GAGACACTGCTGCTAGAGTGGCTGAATCCACTGTATCTGGATGTTGACTACCAGTCACAGGTTCAGCAAGAGTTTGAGGACAGCTCTGAGATCCAGCTCAAGAATTTCCTCAAA GAGGAGAAGTTTAAGGAGGTGAGTGAAGCACTGCGATCGACTGATGTCCAGTGGACCAAGCAAGGTCCTCCCAACAGGAG ATGTTATGAAGTGGCTTCGTTAGTGTCCTTCCCCCAGTGTGTGAGTGCATGCTGGGAGCTGCTGTGCTCGGAGGCTTTCTTCCTGCTTCTGTCCAACTTCACTGGCCTGAGACTGCACTACCTCAGCCCTAGTGACGAagacgaggaggaagagaaggaccaagaagatgaggaagagagagaagccACAGGGTCATCTGGGGACACACCATCAGCTAATAAGAATAACAAAG AGCCGAGCACACCGTTGTGTGTTGGAGAGCTGCGTCGCTGGGCTCATGGGAGCTACACACTACTGCACGATGGAGACGCATCGAAAGCGGAGTACGCCCTTGACCTACTGCTGCCCCTGAGCTGTCctg ACTGGCAGACCGAGTTTGGGGGCTTCACCTCTTACGTTGCTaatgaagaggatgaggag CTCCTGATGGTGTATCCAGAGGAGAACTCCCTGGCTCTCGTCTACAGGGACAAAGAGACTCTCAAATTTGTCAAACATATAAATCACAGAAGCTCCACCCTACCTATTGGTGATTCTTGTAGGAGAGCACTTTATGACTTCTCTTTTGTGTATTATGAATGa